Genomic DNA from Manihot esculenta cultivar AM560-2 chromosome 15, M.esculenta_v8, whole genome shotgun sequence:
GGATGTCAAAACGTGGAGGTGTTTACAAAAAATTACAAAACTGGATTGGGCCAAAATAATCGGCCCAATTCTGTTTttcaaaattacaataaaataacaCGAAAAGCATTAGAAGCAAAACTGGACTGGCCATGAATTAACAGGCCTTCCATCTTTGcctctctcttctcttctccttcctttcCTGTTCTCTCTTGCGCTTTTCCTTTGCCTCACTCATCATGGAAGATCTGGACAAGAATATGTCTGAGCTGATCAATAGAGCCCAGAGTCTTCAATGCTCAGACACTGTCATTTCATCCAAGAATTTTAATGTCAACACTCTCAAGGCAGCCCTAAGTAAAGCCTGGATAACTCGCCGTGCCTATCAAGTTCTCAGCAAAGGGGCCAATCTATTCTAGTTCATATTTGATATTCTTGAGGTCGATTTCAGGTACGTGCTCACTAACAGACCCTCGACGGTACATAATCAGCTCCTTTATTTACAAGAATGTTCTTTCGACACGGTGatgaaaaaaattgataaaaataataaaatttgagtcGTGTGTGAAGATGatttttctgaaatttaatttttgaaatcagaaaaataaaaatttatctttattttaaaatataaaaagtaaagagaataaagcagaaaaaagaaattttttttttttttaaatggagactATAACAGGGAAAATCAATGCCTCTAGGATGTTGAATCAAGAAGAGGCTTCTTTAAAGAGTAACCTCTATGAACCCACGATTATGTCATGATTGTTACCAGCTTCGACGTTGACGGCCAAGCAAGTCTTTCCTTCTTCACATCTGAGTTTACCACTTCTCAAATCCAAATCCCACAATCAACCATTTCTATTTCTGCTTGTAATCCAGTTCTCGCGTCGCTCCCTTTTACACCCAATATCAATCCGAATGATTTATCCTTAAACTCTCCTTCCATTTCACTACCAAATTTGTTTATCAAAGGACCTCCCGCTCTCTTACCCAAATAGACAAACATAGTGATGTCTAAATCCTCAATTCAAAGCTTGTCTTTGAACACCGCCCTCCTGGGTTCCCGGGTGAGGAACCACCTGCTGTGTCGAAAAACCCTTCACCCTCCTCTCCAAACCTCACCGTCGGCCAAGTTTCCTCGAGCCAACCAATTTTCCAAGACTATGCAACCTCGGATGTGAGTCTACCTCTAACACAAAACCTGCCACAACCCAAAGAGCTACAAATAACCTTTCTGTCAAAATCTCTGATCCAAGAACTTTTCAGAGATTTCATGGTACAAAGAGGAAATCAAGAATTTCATGCACAAGATTTTTTCAAATCCTTACTCTATCTTCTTGACCATTTTCGGTCGGCTGAGCAAGGAACAGGCTTGAGGGAGGGTAGAAACAAGTTCGGTAATTGGATGAAAGCCATAACCTTAATTAGAACAGGAAAATCAATGGCTCTGGGATGTTGAACCAAGAAGAAGCTATTCGAATAGTAACCTTTATGAACCCACGATTATGCCATGGTTGTTACCAGCTCCGACGTTGACGGCCAAGCAAGATCCTTCTTCACGATCTGAGTTTTACCACTTCTAAAATCCAAACCCCACAACCAACCATTTCGATTTTTGCTTGTAATCCAGTTCTCGCCTTGCTCCCCTTTACACCCGATATCAATTCgaataatttttccttttactCCTTCCATTTCACCACCAAACTTGTTTATCAAAGGACCTTTCGCTCTCTTATCTAACTAAACAAATATAGTGATGTCTGAATTCTCGGGTACAACTTCTCCGACCTTGAAACAGGTAAGCTCAAATTAAGCCAAACAATTTTTGAatctactttttatttaatctaacataattaatttaaattatttaataattttatattaattattatatataattttaatttttgatattttaccGGTACGGGACGTCTTTCTACATTGAGCAACTGTTACAGTGCAACCTCCGATGTGAGCCTACCTCTGACACAAAACCTGCTACGACCCAAAGAGCCACAAACAACCTTTCTGTCAAAATCTCTAATCCAAGAACTTTTGAGAGATTTCACGGTACAAAGGGGAAATCAAGAATTTCATGCATAAGATTTTTTCAAATCCTTTCCCGATCTTCTTGACTATTTTCAGTCGGCGATGTACCTTGCTGAGCAATGGGTGGCTGGCATAAGAAACAAAGACATTAATTGTGATATCGTGGGAAAGGACTCTCAATGCTCCACCCTTCAAGAGGAGAGAACCACGACCAACCAGAACACGCGCCATCCTTTTATTACTATTGAGCCATCCCTTAAAGCTGAAGGAGAACAACCCATTTATAGGAACACATGGAATGAAAGGAAGCTTAATCTGGCCCAACGATATGCACCGATTCAAGTTCCAGGGAATAATTTGGGCCCAAAAGATCTCCTACACCTGGATCAGCTTATCCCACTGGCAATCCAAATGTTCTTTCTAAATCGAGCCCATGTTTTAAAGGAAGAGCATCAGCCGAATGTTCACTGCCAGAAACTAGCTATTTCAGGGAAAATTCAGGGTATTACGAAGCATCATTGGAAGAGATTAGCCAGAGCTAAGAAGCAATCCTCAGTGGTTATAGAAGAAGTTAACGGTGAGAAACAGAATGAGGGAGGAACAGAGAAAAGGAAATCGGATGTTCTCTCCGAAGATATTGCTAAAAAGCCATGCTTGAATCCGTCAGCAGTGCTCTCTGAAAGGGCGGAGGTAGCCAGCTCCAAATAGCCCCACCTATCCAAATGAAGCTTTTGTCATGGAATTGTCAGAGTGTGGGGAATCCCCTCGCAATCCATAACCTTAAAAGGATGTATAATATCCATTCCCCAGATCTTTTGTGCCTACTGGAAACAAAAAATAGTGAAGGGAAGGTTAGGAAGTGTATTCAGAGTAGCGgacaaaaaataagaaaaattgtgATATTTTTCTTTGTAATCTTTTGACGCAATTTTAAATTGTATATGATATTTTAGCTTTCATAACCTGATTAATAcaatttttctttgaaaaaaaatagaaaaagcaagaaaaagtAAACTCGACGGATCAGAGAATTGGCATAATCCTAGGCAAAGAGATGTATCGAAGATCACATTACAGCAGATCCAAAACCTCAATAGactagaagggaaaaaaaatttaaatcatagaattaaattaatattgattGTTTTCACAATGCTATATAATTTGTTTTATCATTTGGCAATGTTATTATTGTAAATTTCTTCCGCCAATATGACTTTGTAAGatatatcttttaaataaatttattttatgaattcaCAATTTTTTAGTACAAATCTGCATTAAAGTTAAAGTGTGCTTTGAAGCTTTTCATGAACCTTTTTTATCGTTAAAACATAtccttttagttttttttttttaaaaatatatatatatatacatctcACAGTAGAATTCCAAAAAATTATCCGGTGACTGCATTAAAGTTAGCCCTAGCCGAGCCAACTTCTGTGTACAGAATTTACTTTCGGCATCAATTGTGggaataaaaactaaaattaaatatttccaAGCCCTATGTTGATCCCAAATTCTTCTCCTTGCATCTTTGATTGAGCATGAAGCCATAATTTGATCACTTCAAAAGAAATCACAACAATTTGGCTTGAAATCTACTTTTGATTATCAATCCAGTGCCACGCCTCATTGAATTGCATAATGTGTCCTCAATGATGCTCAAGTTCCTAATTTCCTGCCGGCCATTTTGAAGTACAGAGGACAGTCTCGTCTGGGGAAGTAAAATTGCACTACGAAGGCATCAATAATCACCTATGGGCTTCCCTTTCATAGAAAGCAATGCCATATGCAAGAGAGTATCAGTTCAACCCATGTTCATGCGAAAAATATAAGCTAAACTTAGATTAAATCACAAGTTTCAAAAAactgttttaaaaataaaaaacagaaaTCAGATTCAGAAGTATGTCTGCTTGGAGAATTCTATATATAGCACCAGCAGAAGGTGAGTTCAAGCATCAATCGGGCTTGTTCCTTTTCTCCTTTCGTCTATCATTAATTAAAGAGAAGTATGAAGATCTTATTTATCAGTCTTCTCGCCTTTATTTTAGTAACTATACAAGCAAATGCAGCAACAGAAAATTTCTGGTGCAGCAACCCAGGAACACGATGTTATGGGAAGTATGTGAGGTGCCCTGACGAATGCCCCAGCACTTCCTCACAAAACCCAAAAGCTAAAGTTTGCTATGTCAACTGTAACAATCCACATTGCAAGCCCGAGTGCAAACGTAAGCTAGCTCACTATATTCTTTCATTTCAGATTATTGGGGATCATTACATTGAACTAATATAGTGAAACATATGTGTTTGATATTTTCAGGTCGCAAACCAGATTGTAACACCCCAGGATCGGCATGCTATGACCCCCGTTTTATTGGTGGTGATGGTGTTGTTTTCTATTTCCATGGCAAGAGCAATGAGCATTTCAACTTAGTATCAGATTCCATTCTCCATATTAATGGACGTTTCATTGGCCACAGGCCAGCAGGCAGAAGCCGGGATTTCACTTGGATTCAAGCCCTGGGCATCCTGTTCAACTCTTACACCTTCTCCCTTGAGGCCACAAAATCAGCAACTTGGGATGGGGAAGTTGACCATCTAAAATTCACCTACAATGGGCAAGATTTAGTCATTCCTGAAGGCTCTCTCTCCATCTGGTACTCCCCACGGAAAGATATTAAAGTAGAGAGAATATCAAGCAAGAACAGCGTCATAGTCACCTTGAAGGATACTGCTGagattttgatcaatgtggtgCCAGTGACTAAAGAAGATGACAGAGTCCATAAGTACCAAGTACCTGCTAACGACTGCTTCGTCCATTTGGAGGTGCAGTTTAGGTTCTTTAACCTATCCCCTAAGGTTGATGGAGTACTGGGCAGAACTTATAGGCCTGACTTTGAGAACTCAGCAAAGCCTGGTGTTGCAATGCCAGTTTTGGGAGATGAAGAGAAATACAAAACCCCATCGCTTCTCTCTGCAAAATGCGAATCTTGCATCTTCTCTCAAGGTGGCTCAGAACAAAAGACCTCATCGATAATAGATTTTGGCACTCTAGACTGTACCCGCGGGGCTTCGGCAGGTTATGGAATTATTTGCAGGAAGTAAATGCCAAAGAAATTGCGGCTTACCAAGTACAGAATAATAGAAGCTAGAAGCTTCAGGTAGCTTCCGGGTGAATAAGTAATGGTGGCTGCCCATATATGTGGTTTAAGAAGTGTAGTTCACTCATTCCAGTTAAAATTGTGAAAGATGCTTTGCCTTTTTTTATGCATTGGAAGCTTATGttgaacaaataataaaataagttacAAAGAAACAAAATCCTGGTTAAGTTGCTTGggatttttgtttttatatgaTCTAGTTACATTAGATTTctttttctaaagaaagatttattataaaaatataatcaggAGAACTTAGCATGAACACACCACTAAAGCCCACAAACTAAGCcagaaaaaaaatctctaacCTAAGCATTGACATACTAAGAGAAGAAACTGTGAGAACCATCAAACAGAACAAACAAAACCAAAAGCCAAGACCAACAAAAGACCAAGGCAACTAAAATCTGTACAACCTCAAAAACACCAGCACACCTAGCAAAGTGACTGAGGGCAACCCGATTCAAGCAGCCAAAGAAGCAAGTTACAGCTACTTGATTGTTACAGCCATGCAAAAGAAACTTATTAATTGAAAGATTTCTTCAAAGAAAGCATAGCCTATAAATGGAAAACATCTTAAATATCTGCAGTCACCGAATAATTTTACAGGGTCTTCCCTTCTCCAATTGCAGTTAGCTGGGAATTTGTATTACTTCCAATGTAGTGACTGATCGCTCTGaaatattcatatttattaatatgGCAGCACAAAAGAAATTCAGGGAATCTCAACAAGGAAAATGAACTCATTTGGGCCAAAGTTCAAGAGGTAGACAGCACCAAGCCTACTATCACATTTAATAACCTATGCATCCTTCTATAAATTGGGAATTCAAATCCTTGCCCAAAGCTTTCTACAGCCCTAGTAATTAGTAATTATCAATTATCATATAAGCTAATGATCATTACAAAAGGCCAATAGCAATCCTATGTCAAGGGACGCCTGAAGATCACACTGCAGTGGGTGTAAAACCAAGTATTCATCTAAGAGAAAATTTGCTTAGactgaattttatatatattcaaagcctaaaaaattattgttaatcCAAATCTCATAGGATAAATCAATTTAAACtggatcaaaataaaa
This window encodes:
- the LOC110602713 gene encoding uncharacterized protein LOC110602713, whose translation is MKILFISLLAFILVTIQANAATENFWCSNPGTRCYGKYVRCPDECPSTSSQNPKAKVCYVNCNNPHCKPECKRRKPDCNTPGSACYDPRFIGGDGVVFYFHGKSNEHFNLVSDSILHINGRFIGHRPAGRSRDFTWIQALGILFNSYTFSLEATKSATWDGEVDHLKFTYNGQDLVIPEGSLSIWYSPRKDIKVERISSKNSVIVTLKDTAEILINVVPVTKEDDRVHKYQVPANDCFVHLEVQFRFFNLSPKVDGVLGRTYRPDFENSAKPGVAMPVLGDEEKYKTPSLLSAKCESCIFSQGGSEQKTSSIIDFGTLDCTRGASAGYGIICRK